AAGGGTTCTGCGCTCCCCACCGCAAGCCACTGGCCGGGGCTACCTGCCCCCCTCACATCAGGCAGGGTTGCGAGTTGAACATGCTCTGGGGGAGGCTAAGAGGACACGGGGCACTGAGGAGGCGCACAGGCCTCAGCCCTGCCCTACAGGCGCCCCGGGCAGGCTCATGATGCGAGCAGGACCACAGATTCTGCCCCCAAGCCAACGGGAGCTTCAGGGTCCCACCCCTGTCCTCTCGGGGACCGATGGGCCCTTCCTGGTGCATTCCACCCAAAGAGGCCCGCTGTCCTCTAGAAACCCAAACTGCCAACCGGCCCCCCCAAACCCAAAGCACACAAGACCCCCCGCACGAGGTTCTGCTTGAAGTCCATTGACCACGGGCTCCTCTGAGGGGCAGCCAGGCCTCCAGCCTGGGAGTGTCTGACCCGCCTTGCTCAGTGAACCCCTCTCCGGGCCTCAGATTCCCCATCTGTAGGGTGAGGGTATTGAGTTCCACGACTCCCACGGCCTCCTGAGCACTGGGGCTACTCTTCCTCCGTGTCCTCTTTCACGTCATCTTCCTGCTCAGGGTGGAGCCTGCGAGGGCTCCCCAGTGCGCTGGGATCAACTCCTAGTCCTCCCTGGGGCCGGCAAGGCCTCCACGGGGGAGGCCAGTGTCCCCGCCCACTCCCCCAGGCGCCTCAGCTAGCCTCTGGGTCACTCCTGGGTCACTCCTGCTCCCTGCACTGGCCTCCTGCTCTCCCCTCTGGCCCCCAACTCTCGCCCACGTCTCGCCGGGGACCACCCCTGAGAAGCCTGGGAGTCCCTCGGACTGGGTTTGAACTTCTGCCTCTCCCGTTTGAGccgtgtggccttggacaagtcgaCTTACTGCCTCACTCTTCTGAGTTTGGGTTTCCTCCCTTGAGGGGGTTAGATGAGATACCTAAGTCCCCACACAGGGCCAGCACGGTGGCGGGGGGTCGGGGCACCAGGCCTGTGAACTCAGGCAGGCCTCTGATGGAAGACACCAGTCAGACCGGCCAGGCTGATGAGCGCCAGCTCGCTGCCAAAGCAGTCCGCCCTTGCTGGTGTTGGCACATGGATTCCGACAGGTAAAGCGGATTCAGCCACCTCACCCGGGGACAGGGGGACAGAAAGGAACCAGATCTGATCTCTGACCTCACAGGAGGGCGGTTTGAGGGGAGACAACTGGGCAGGCCAGGATGCCCCCTGAGTGGAGCCAGGGGCGGTGGGCAGTGAGTGGGTCGGGAGTCCTGGCAGGGATCGCAGGGAccaaggcagggaggggcagcaggtgAAGTGGgcaggccggggggggggggaatgttctGGAGGGTGGAGAGTTCCTACGAGGGAAGGCTCGTCAGGCTGTGGACTTTGTCCGCAGGGCAGCAAGGAGTGCCTGGCAGGACCGTGCTAGGAACGCCAGGCAGTCTGGAACTGTCCGACTCCGCCTTGCTCCATGAGCTCATAGGAGGTGCAGGCCAGCTGGGGGAGCCCAGCAGGAGGCGGCCACAGCTTTTCAGGACGGAGAGATGGGCTAGGATGGGCAGGCGGCAGGACACTCCCACCGGCGGCTGCCAGAGGCTCTCCGGAGCTGAGGGGGATCGTGCATCCTCCTTCCGTCCCCAAGCAGCCGGGCCACCATGAGCTCCAGGCTTGCCTTCGGCCACACACCTGCTGGGCCCTGCTGGCCACCTGCCGCACCAACCTGGGGGTGACCCCTGGTACCACCGGAGAATGAGCCACACCGATGCTCGTGCGAAACCCCCGAGGGTATGCGCCACTTCCTAGGGTCCATGTGCGCATAGCCTGACCGTGTGCCCACACCGTGGCTCTCTCGGATGTCAGCGACTGTTCGCCACATTCATGGCTGCCCTGCTCTCAGACTGACGGGGTTCCCCGGGTGGCGGCCATCACACCTGCCCCCGGTGAGGGCACCTCCCTCCTGCAGAAGTCCTCTGGGGTGGATCCTCAAGGCTTAGGGTCTCATCTTCCTGTCTGGATCTGGAACTGCTCTGTCTCCTGGCAGATAATTCTCCAGGCGCCTAATTCTGTTCCAGGGCCCGGACGCCCAGCCCGATCCTCGTCCTCCCCGAGGCagcctgggaaggggcagggggtcCCCTGTGCCCTCCAGCCCCTCAGGGACCACAGCACAGCTTTCCTCTCTTGGTGTTTATTGGTTCTAAAGGCCAGGCTTTCTCCCAGGGGAGGCTGAAGGGGCTCATATCTTTTGGGCTCCGTGGACAGGGCGGTTCATGTGCTCGGGGGAGGCCAGGTAGGCCTTGAGCTTGGGCCGGGCTCTGAGGCGTGCCACATAGGCcaagagcagggggtgggagtcCAAGCAGCCAGGGGCCAGGACCTGGTGATTCAGCAACAGGTCCAGCAGGTTGTAGTCGGCGAAGGAGATCTGCAGGACAGAGGTCAGAAGAGGGCCTGAGCAGGGTCAGAAGAGGAGGGGCCGCAGGGAGCCAGGACCCTGGCTGCTCCAGCGAACCTGCCGTGgctcccctctgggcctcagtgtgccCTTCTGGGAAATGGATCTACCACGGGCCGGACCCAGCACTCACCTGGTCGCCCACAAGGAAGGCCTGGCCCTCCTGGTTCTGGATCAGCAGGGTCTCAAAAGGCTTCAGGTGCCCCGGCAGCTCCTGAAAATACTTGGCCTTGCCCTCCTCCTGCAAAGGGCAGAGATCCAGTGGCAGCCCCCAGCATGCCTGGCCTGGGTGAGCTCCCGGGCCGCGGCCCTGAGTGCTTACGTAGCTCCGGTAGATGAGCCAGCTGCAGTGCCTACGGACGTCCTCCACGCCATCGTTCACCATGTCCACCAGCGCCACCTCCCGCTGGTCTTTGCCGTAGAGCCCTGGGTCAGCAGCCAGGCAGTGGATCAGGTTCAGGGCTCAGGATGGGGTGCCCAGGTCCCTCGATTGGGAGGGCCCGCTCTGCCCGGCCCTGCCGCTCCCATCTCCAAAAGCccagggggctcagtcggttgggtgaccgactcttgatttcagcttgggccgtgatctgggggtcctgggatcgggccctgaatagggctctgagctcagtgtggcgtctacttctccctcctcctccctctctgcccctcccaccgctTGCAAGCACCAACTTGCTCTATATAgctctcgcgctctctcaaataaataaataaaatcttaaaaaaaaaaaaaagtccaagggGACATGCCCAGCTGAGGACCATGCCCCTTCGCGGTCACATCCTAAGTCCCATCCTGAGACTCAGGAATTCCCTGCCCAAATGGCCCCAAGCTCCCTCCCCCAGATCTGTCCCCCTGCAAGGGCGAACCAAGCCTCTGGTGCGTGTGCCCTGGGCCGGAGGGGCAGCTGTTTGTGGCGCCCGGACAGCACTGGGCTGTGGGGACTGGTGGGTCCATGTGCAGCGCAGGACAGCACAGGGGCAGGACGAGGTGGCAAGCTGTGGTCAGAGGCCTTCGTCCTCCCGCCCTGGGTCCCACAGAAGTCAGGGTAGGCTTGGCCTGGCTGCCACCAAGactcctctgtccccttccctgaTTGCCACATCCTGCTGGGACCCAGAGCTGGTCTAGACCCCCCAAAGTTAGCCAAAAAAGAGGCAGCTACCTCTCTCAGCCATGTTCCTGCCACCATTATAACAAGGCCACAGGCTTGCTCACTGCGAGCATGGGTTTTCTGGATTCAAGAGgccaaaacaggaaaaaatgggCAGGAGGCCTACTGTGAAGCCCCTGGACACACCTTAAGTGGCCTCTAGCCTACACCAGCACGTATGTGGGGGCTGGCGGGCTCCTCGGAGTT
Above is a genomic segment from Halichoerus grypus chromosome 11, mHalGry1.hap1.1, whole genome shotgun sequence containing:
- the LOC118519869 gene encoding glutathione S-transferase P 2-like isoform X4; its protein translation is MPRPPQLYGQLPKFQDGDLTLYQSNAILRHLGRTFGLYGKDQREVALVDMVNDGVEDVRRHCSWLIYRSYVSTQGRGPGAHPGQACWGLPLDLCPLQEEGKAKYFQELPGHLKPFETLLIQNQEGQAFLVGDQISFADYNLLDLLLNHQVLAPGCLDSHPLLLAYVARLRARPKLKAYLASPEHMNRPVHGAQKI
- the LOC118519869 gene encoding glutathione S-transferase P-like isoform X2; its protein translation is MRMLLADQGQSWKEEVVTKESWLRGPLKASCLYGQLPKFQDGDLTLYQSNAILRHLGRTFGLYGKDQREVALVDMVNDGVEDVRRHCSWLIYRSYVSTQGRGPGAHPGQACWGLPLDLCPLQEEGKAKYFQELPGHLKPFETLLIQNQEGQAFLVGDQISFADYNLLDLLLNHQVLAPGCLDSHPLLLAYVARLRARPKLKAYLASPEHMNRPVHGAQKI
- the LOC118519869 gene encoding glutathione S-transferase P-like isoform X1, with the translated sequence MGWGLRLSPSPWSPLFLRGLSLQQALQLLSGPHTPDPSPGRCEAGVSAHIAPRSPFPPPPGRCEAMRMLLADQGQSWKEEVVTKESWLRGPLKASCLYGQLPKFQDGDLTLYQSNAILRHLGRTFGLYGKDQREVALVDMVNDGVEDVRRHCSWLIYRSYEEGKAKYFQELPGHLKPFETLLIQNQEGQAFLVGDQISFADYNLLDLLLNHQVLAPGCLDSHPLLLAYVARLRARPKLKAYLASPEHMNRPVHGAQKI
- the LOC118519869 gene encoding glutathione S-transferase P-like isoform X3, which gives rise to MPPYTIVYFPTRGRCEAMRMLLADQGQSWKEEVVTKESWLRGPLKASCLYGQLPKFQDGDLTLYQSNAILRHLGRTFGLYGKDQREVALVDMVNDGVEDVRRHCSWLIYRSYEEGKAKYFQELPGHLKPFETLLIQNQEGQAFLVGDQISFADYNLLDLLLNHQVLAPGCLDSHPLLLAYVARLRARPKLKAYLASPEHMNRPVHGAQKI